A genomic window from Shewanella vesiculosa includes:
- a CDS encoding oxidoreductase, translating to MIKVGVIGYGYSAKTFHIPLIESSASFELVAISSSQTELLRMKYSAISLYDNAPALIAGADLDLIIITAPNNVHFSLAKLCLEKGINVVIEKPMVTTSLQAIELIQLANDSGLLLSVFHNRRWDGDFLTAKSLLQQNRFGCVRFFESHFDRFRPTVRPRWREQPGEGAGIWFDLGAHIVDQAICLFGLPEALTARCLPLREGSQTTDYFHVILHYENLEVVLHASSFSAAPNMRFRIEGTQGTYVKYGLDPQEEQLKTGITPNDPLYGVEKAANYGRFYGEISGDTSGQIRETTVETVNGCYQQYYAEIAQAITLGGPNPVEPDDVVEVLRILELAEISSMSGKTMLMPKVNR from the coding sequence ATGATAAAAGTTGGTGTAATAGGCTACGGATATTCTGCGAAAACATTTCACATTCCATTGATTGAATCTTCAGCATCTTTTGAATTAGTTGCAATCAGTAGTTCTCAAACAGAATTACTTAGGATGAAATATTCTGCTATTTCACTTTATGATAATGCACCAGCGTTAATCGCGGGTGCCGACCTAGATTTAATCATTATTACCGCGCCCAATAATGTCCATTTTTCATTGGCAAAATTATGTTTAGAAAAAGGCATTAATGTTGTTATTGAAAAACCTATGGTGACCACAAGTTTACAAGCGATAGAGTTAATTCAGCTTGCTAACGATAGCGGTTTATTATTGTCTGTTTTTCATAATCGGCGTTGGGACGGCGATTTTTTAACTGCTAAAAGCCTTTTGCAACAGAATCGATTTGGTTGTGTACGATTCTTTGAATCTCATTTTGATCGTTTTCGCCCCACTGTTAGACCAAGATGGCGAGAACAACCAGGCGAGGGGGCAGGTATTTGGTTTGATCTTGGTGCTCATATCGTTGATCAAGCTATCTGTCTTTTTGGTTTGCCAGAAGCTCTTACAGCAAGATGCTTACCGTTAAGAGAAGGATCGCAAACGACGGATTACTTTCATGTGATACTCCATTACGAAAATCTTGAAGTCGTGCTGCACGCGAGTTCATTTTCAGCAGCTCCCAATATGCGTTTTCGTATTGAGGGTACACAGGGAACATATGTTAAATACGGTTTAGATCCTCAGGAAGAGCAATTAAAAACCGGTATTACTCCAAATGATCCATTGTATGGTGTGGAAAAGGCCGCCAACTATGGCCGTTTTTACGGTGAAATTTCGGGCGATACTAGTGGCCAAATTAGGGAAACCACAGTCGAAACAGTCAATGGTTGTTATCAGCAATATTATGCCGAAATAGCACAAGCTATCACTTTAGGTGGTCCTAATCCTGTTGAACCAGATGATGTCGTCGAGGTGTTACGGATACTTGAGTTAGCGGAAATAAGCAGTATGAGTGGTAAAACAATGCTCATGCCTAAAGTTAATCGTTAA
- a CDS encoding ABC transporter substrate-binding protein, translating to MKFNYAILGLLFAIGGSTANAETVHLTSLDWAPYSGKTLENQGASVVVAQAAFTAMGHELVVDFFPWSRAVKLASESGSQYVGYFPEYLYESSEFTFSAPMGQGPLGLVEKKSSPISWAKVSDLSKYKLGVVQDYVNTEELDALIASKEIKPQVVTSDEINVQKVLGGRIDAAVIDANVLNYMLTHSSKLAKDKDQVQMNAKLLMNKDLYIAFRNDAEGKKWQDIYDQGLSKIDINALMTEHLK from the coding sequence ATGAAGTTTAACTATGCCATATTAGGATTATTATTCGCTATCGGTGGCAGTACAGCAAACGCTGAAACCGTGCACCTTACCTCATTAGATTGGGCGCCGTATTCAGGAAAAACCTTAGAAAATCAAGGTGCCAGTGTGGTTGTTGCCCAAGCTGCATTTACAGCCATGGGCCATGAGCTTGTGGTCGATTTTTTTCCTTGGAGCCGTGCGGTGAAATTAGCCTCCGAATCAGGCTCTCAATATGTGGGGTATTTTCCAGAATACCTATATGAATCAAGCGAATTTACTTTTTCTGCTCCCATGGGACAAGGTCCACTAGGTTTAGTTGAAAAGAAATCGTCACCGATCAGCTGGGCTAAGGTAAGCGATCTTTCCAAGTATAAACTGGGCGTAGTTCAAGATTACGTCAATACAGAAGAACTTGATGCACTTATCGCCAGTAAAGAGATCAAACCTCAAGTGGTCACATCAGATGAAATTAACGTACAAAAAGTCCTCGGTGGCCGCATCGATGCAGCTGTAATTGACGCTAACGTTCTCAATTACATGCTCACCCATAGCAGCAAACTCGCTAAGGATAAAGATCAGGTTCAGATGAACGCTAAGCTATTGATGAATAAAGACCTTTACATTGCATTTCGCAATGATGCTGAGGGTAAGAAATGGCAAGATATCTATGACCAAGGTTTAAGTAAAATTGATATTAATGCACTCATGACAGAGCATTTAAAGTAA
- a CDS encoding methyl-accepting chemotaxis protein, with the protein MTLFKSISFKLIMAALVAVTFLVVIFGVYDYFAQSEKLRHKQDVQLDLVASRLQLSLPSAVWNYDEPQMARILDSEQQSDDVAFLTYHNDKGDQIAQSKGEMSANFRTIKLQYVEDETATEIGSVKLYIDDTSIKDELAELAFKIILKGLLLDIFLVTALSILFSKLITRPLTHVANALEDIASGEGNLTRRLNVSREDEIGKVSSSFNLFVDKIQILVQSIQVSVDDVFRAARNVHTGAESSRGHVHDQQLETDQVAAAITQMSASAKEIATSVQLSADSALQANMDAKQVSDIINHSIDSINDLSNQLTEAAAVVNSLDKDVTDIVSILDVIRSIAEQTNLLALNAAIEAARAGEQGRGFAVVADEVRALASRTQQSTAEIQTGINKLQSGAKSAVKVMLDSQSKSEASVVNAQSSGTAINRILTSTEQITDMATHIATAVEQQSTVAEDLTHNINRIVSSGQDNLTLLSEMNQNSEDLESTSRDLKQLTNQFKA; encoded by the coding sequence ATGACGCTATTCAAATCAATTTCTTTTAAGTTAATCATGGCAGCCTTAGTCGCAGTCACCTTTTTAGTAGTGATCTTTGGGGTGTATGACTATTTTGCTCAAAGTGAAAAATTACGACACAAACAAGATGTACAACTAGATTTAGTCGCCTCAAGATTACAGCTAAGCCTTCCTAGCGCAGTTTGGAATTACGATGAGCCTCAAATGGCTCGGATACTTGATTCAGAACAGCAGTCTGATGATGTTGCTTTTTTAACTTATCATAACGATAAAGGTGATCAGATAGCCCAATCCAAGGGGGAAATGAGTGCTAATTTTAGAACCATAAAATTGCAATATGTGGAAGATGAGACCGCTACTGAGATAGGTTCAGTCAAGTTATACATCGACGATACCAGTATTAAAGACGAGCTCGCAGAACTCGCCTTTAAAATAATTTTAAAAGGCCTATTGCTGGATATTTTTCTCGTCACCGCACTGTCTATTCTTTTTAGTAAGTTGATCACTCGGCCACTCACCCATGTCGCTAATGCCTTAGAAGATATCGCCAGTGGCGAAGGCAATTTAACCCGCAGGCTCAATGTCAGTCGTGAAGATGAAATTGGCAAGGTATCCAGTTCATTTAATCTATTTGTAGATAAAATTCAAATACTCGTGCAGTCAATTCAAGTCTCGGTTGATGATGTATTTCGAGCCGCGAGAAATGTACACACAGGTGCAGAAAGCAGTCGTGGTCATGTACACGACCAGCAATTAGAAACAGATCAAGTCGCAGCAGCAATCACACAAATGTCGGCCTCAGCCAAAGAAATCGCTACTAGCGTGCAACTATCAGCCGACTCTGCACTTCAAGCCAACATGGATGCTAAACAAGTATCTGACATTATTAATCATTCTATCGACTCTATTAATGATTTATCTAACCAATTGACCGAAGCCGCCGCTGTGGTCAACTCGCTAGATAAGGACGTAACAGACATAGTATCTATCTTAGATGTTATCCGCAGTATTGCAGAACAAACAAATTTACTGGCATTAAACGCCGCGATTGAAGCTGCGAGAGCGGGGGAACAAGGCCGTGGCTTTGCGGTTGTGGCCGATGAAGTACGCGCCCTTGCTAGCCGTACCCAACAAAGTACAGCTGAAATTCAAACTGGCATCAACAAGCTGCAATCCGGTGCTAAGTCAGCCGTTAAAGTCATGCTTGATAGTCAGAGTAAAAGTGAGGCTTCAGTTGTTAATGCCCAAAGTTCGGGAACAGCCATTAATAGAATCTTAACGTCCACAGAACAAATTACCGATATGGCGACGCATATCGCAACAGCAGTAGAGCAACAAAGTACCGTGGCAGAAGACTTAACCCACAATATCAATCGTATTGTCTCATCTGGTCAGGACAACCTTACGCTGCTCAGTGAAATGAATCAAAACTCTGAAGATTTAGAGTCGACATCACGGGACTTAAAACAACTCACTAACCAGTTTAAGGCATAA
- a CDS encoding DUF1097 domain-containing protein — protein sequence MAHRWQIAISAGLLAAIWAGVADVFHLVTWVGFLGCSTFFAQTESGAKGMIMAMMTNLSGVFWGWLIIAGSGVLGSPVISYALTGIVTALMCLQASNKNFAFIPGTFIGCCITFALNADIAAIIPPLVIGAVLGYSMSLLTSLLITLTDKTAESLKDKTIEEI from the coding sequence ATGGCCCATCGTTGGCAAATTGCAATTTCTGCGGGTTTATTAGCGGCTATTTGGGCTGGTGTTGCTGATGTGTTTCATCTGGTAACCTGGGTCGGGTTTCTCGGTTGCAGTACTTTCTTCGCTCAAACTGAATCGGGCGCTAAAGGCATGATAATGGCGATGATGACCAATCTTTCCGGCGTATTCTGGGGATGGTTAATTATTGCCGGTAGCGGTGTTTTGGGGTCGCCCGTAATAAGCTATGCATTAACGGGAATTGTTACTGCGCTTATGTGCTTACAAGCCAGTAATAAAAACTTTGCTTTTATTCCCGGCACATTTATTGGCTGTTGTATTACGTTTGCCCTAAATGCAGACATCGCAGCCATTATTCCACCGCTCGTTATAGGCGCGGTACTCGGTTACAGCATGAGCTTACTCACGAGCTTATTGATAACGTTAACGGATAAAACAGCTGAATCGTTGAAAGACAAAACCATAGAAGAAATCTAA
- a CDS encoding DUF2846 domain-containing protein, producing MLKKFICSLVMIASLTACSATGAKFTQTQAPETNKAKVYFYRPWAMLDGAAAPTIQLNGVDSFNISNGGYHVLDLNPGSVIIAVKEGGIMSNWRAGGLQISFDAQANKTYFVRLTAELANAAYVGGVSSISGNYSLGLINQETALQELLETKTN from the coding sequence ATGTTGAAGAAATTTATTTGTTCGCTAGTTATGATTGCATCGCTGACCGCTTGTAGTGCCACCGGCGCTAAATTTACTCAAACGCAAGCGCCCGAGACAAATAAAGCTAAAGTATATTTCTATCGTCCTTGGGCCATGTTGGATGGCGCAGCAGCTCCGACAATACAGCTAAATGGTGTCGACAGTTTCAATATTAGCAACGGAGGCTACCATGTTTTGGATCTTAATCCTGGTAGCGTGATAATTGCAGTTAAAGAAGGAGGGATTATGTCCAATTGGCGTGCCGGTGGATTGCAAATCTCTTTTGATGCTCAAGCCAATAAAACGTATTTTGTTCGCTTAACTGCTGAGCTTGCCAATGCAGCTTATGTGGGCGGCGTATCAAGTATTTCTGGTAATTACTCGCTTGGGCTTATTAATCAAGAAACGGCATTACAAGAGTTACTTGAGACTAAGACAAACTAA